One part of the Xiphophorus maculatus strain JP 163 A chromosome 1, X_maculatus-5.0-male, whole genome shotgun sequence genome encodes these proteins:
- the LOC102225320 gene encoding fibromodulin-like, with the protein MRTLVFILLMEMVDVNISQQYSPFQWLSQLRGRRQNAGWQSEAVDCPLECDCPTAYPTAMYCHSRNLQHIPYVPSHIKYVYLQRNQITGIQDGVFDNATNLVWMILSHNQLSSEKISDSVFVKLGSLDRLYLDNNELTHVPHNLPRSLTDLRLSYNKITNISKLFESMPNLTILQLQGNVIEEVEGGLMGLESLMILDMSKNKLRKIPDSFPKELQQLYLEHNNIKSVPAGFLTMHPNLQFIRLSHNSLTDEGLPTSVFNTSTLVELDLSFNKLEKIPLVSRNLENLYLHANKIKEFSLSSFCDTIDGTNFSKLKVLRLDANKISIRDIPVEAAYCLRLVSSINV; encoded by the exons ATGCGGACATTGGTGTTCATCCTCTTGATGGAAATGGTGGATGTGAACATCAGCCAGCAGTACAGCCCCTTCCAGTGGCTGTCCCAATTGCGGGGCCGGAGGCAGAATGCAGGCTGGCAGTCAGAGGCTGTAGATTGCCCCCTGGAGTGTGATTGTCCAACAGCCTACCCCACAGCTATGTACTGTCACAGCCGCAACCTGCAGCACATTCCCTATGTTCCATCACACATAAAGTATGTCTACCTGCAGCGTAACCAAATCACAGGCATTCAGGATGGAGTGTTCGACAACGCCACTAACCTGGTGTGGATGATTTTGTCGCATAACCAGCTCAGCTCGGAGAAAATCAGCGACAGTGTCTTTGTCAAGCTGGGAAGCCTGGATCGACTCTACCTGGATAACAATGAACTGACCCATGTGCCTCATAATTTACCAAGATCCCTCACCGACCTGCGACTTTCCTacaacaaaatcacaaacatCTCCAAATTATTTGAGTCCATGCCCAACCTCACCATCCTTCAACTTCAGGGAAATGTCATAGAAGAGGTAGAAGGTGGGTTAATGGGACTAGAATCTCTTATGATACTGGACATGAGCAAAAACAAGCTAAGGAAAATTCCTGACAGCTTTCCCAAAGAACTACAACAGCTCTACCTGGAGCATAACAACATAAAGAGCGTCCCAGCTGGTTTTCTTACCATGCATCCTAATCTGCAATTTATCCGCTTGAGTCACAACAGTTTGACTGATGAAGGACTTCCCACCAGTGTCTTCAATACCAGCACACTCGTTGAGCTTGACCTGTCCTTCAACAAACTGGAGAAGATCCCTCTTGTTAGTAGGAACCTGGAAAACCTGTATCTGCACGCAAATAAGATCAAAG aGTTTTCCCTGAGCAGTTTCTGTGACACGATTGATGGAACAAACTTCTCTAAGCTGAAAGTGCTGCGTTTGGATGCCAACAAAATCAGCATCAGAGACATTCCTGTTGAAGCTGCCTACTGTTTACGACTAGTTTCTTCTATTAATGTTTAG